A window of the Nocardia sp. NBC_01329 genome harbors these coding sequences:
- a CDS encoding winged helix-turn-helix transcriptional regulator — MEEGTSMCSGYSVDTGSDFDVSHWDSRADCEVRQILDRIADKWSLLVIALLDQRSLRFTELKRTIDGVSQRMLTRTLRHLERDGLVERTVHPTVPPRVDYALTPLGASLHSTIKALVTWTEHHQNEIATARTFYDRHVADEEPPAAVTMARPSS, encoded by the coding sequence ATGGAAGAAGGCACTTCGATGTGCTCCGGGTACTCGGTGGATACCGGCTCCGACTTCGACGTTTCGCACTGGGACAGCAGAGCCGACTGCGAGGTCCGGCAGATCCTCGACCGCATCGCGGACAAATGGTCACTGCTCGTCATCGCGCTCCTCGACCAGCGGAGCCTTCGCTTCACCGAGCTCAAACGAACGATCGACGGCGTGAGCCAGCGCATGCTGACGCGGACACTGCGTCACCTCGAGCGCGATGGATTGGTCGAACGGACGGTCCACCCCACCGTCCCACCCCGGGTCGACTACGCGCTCACCCCGCTCGGAGCAAGCCTGCACTCGACCATCAAGGCATTGGTCACCTGGACCGAACACCATCAGAACGAGATCGCCACCGCCCGTACTTTTTATGACCGGCACGTAGCCGATGAAGAGCCGCCGGCCGCTGTCACCATGGCGCGCCCGTCCTCATGA
- a CDS encoding pyridoxamine 5'-phosphate oxidase family protein → MTTTVESFAEIRDEFDTYVGNIVYATMTTVDKQGRPRARVLIPVWETVDGQPAGWLATFPTPVKDAHLARNPHTTFSYWTPQQNQASVDAVAEGVPSDDLASRRHVWDLYQRTSPPGAGYPLSQFWSGIDDPKLRVLRLTPWRVQVIRGRDLRSRIWRA, encoded by the coding sequence ATGACGACAACGGTGGAATCGTTCGCCGAGATCCGAGACGAGTTCGACACCTACGTGGGCAACATTGTCTATGCCACCATGACCACGGTCGATAAGCAGGGCCGGCCCCGCGCCAGGGTGCTGATTCCGGTCTGGGAGACGGTCGACGGACAACCGGCCGGTTGGCTCGCGACCTTTCCCACACCGGTCAAAGACGCGCACCTGGCCCGAAATCCGCACACGACGTTCTCCTATTGGACTCCGCAGCAGAACCAGGCAAGCGTCGACGCTGTCGCCGAGGGAGTCCCTTCGGACGACCTGGCGTCGCGGCGGCACGTGTGGGATCTGTATCAACGGACAAGTCCCCCCGGGGCGGGATACCCGCTCAGCCAGTTCTGGAGTGGGATAGATGATCCGAAGCTACGCGTCCTGCGGTTGACACCGTGGCGCGTACAAGTCATCCGCGGTCGTGACCTGCGGAGCAGGATCTGGCGCGCCTGA